One window of the Flavobacteriaceae bacterium YJPT1-3 genome contains the following:
- a CDS encoding PEP/pyruvate-binding domain-containing protein, translated as MTKLLSFYILTVLLIVPAGLSAQDLPVEEIKNEIAALKKDVRGPYFRIKWFCEDGSIRDPKDPCPDEMEGIQHATYKESVRRLADRHHIFFGEILAAADPLAFWDESNQQSRLKQYQLGKYLASVDDGWILRKGQYYRGAVQAEDEQAWGVDFYKMMLSDDDKLKEHYYLLRQSLRDIPHDGDSNLAQQMRSQSKVLADEVPAFMDARIKIHGKPEQADIAMVQEFQRKKGSSLNPPQRKQLEALLETMRQFYAPMNTSALRDQLAALSASPLKDKIAAFLDDFDSKTDPAMLVPALADMLYCIREDITGLESSEDRLTVLDLSNELENILLRNTQEWKPVTVNDLMNKIYALSYAAAGAGLLEIWEWNELNPRLQAYLGESALNLSQLNAFLRYARSAVEWSTALVKANYGEVVERYSSFEPLASGFIDDRIRSSVDLDLGESVSELAAFIAEESALKNEVMDLDQNALRGLNPGYAMGVLEVINGSPEGLEVDATKIYIFQKPPSDLKPVAGIMTVSEGNLVSHVQLLARNLGIPNAALSDSDLRSLQEYDGERVFYAVSNKGNVVLKKAEAMTATEQQLFEKQERNTNRIEVPTAQIKLEQQQILTLSEVDGSASGKLCGPKAANLGQLKSMFPEQVVNGLVLPFGIFKDHMDQAMPGYSGSYWEFLNNAFAKAENLRSSGSTEAEAEKFQLAQLNTLRQAILTMPLKPDFEASLERKFRSALGGSMGSVPVFLRSDTNMEDLKEFTGAGLNLTLFNILDKERILKGIREVWASPYTERSFKWRQKYLTNPENVFPSILIIPSVDVEYSGVLITTGINVGSSDDLTVAFSRGAGGAVDGQSAETRLVTPKTNVLLAPARQPDYIRLPETGGTTRKHTAFNRPILNEKNLNDIRQLAKTVRQKLPNTAAEGQQGAYDVELGFANNKLWLFQIRPFVENKNAKSSTYLNAIAPTIDYDRKIDLSANID; from the coding sequence ATGACTAAATTACTGAGTTTCTATATTCTTACTGTTCTTTTAATAGTTCCGGCTGGGCTAAGCGCTCAGGACTTGCCAGTAGAAGAGATCAAAAATGAAATCGCCGCCTTGAAAAAGGACGTTCGCGGTCCGTATTTCCGCATCAAGTGGTTTTGTGAAGACGGGTCCATAAGAGACCCTAAAGATCCTTGTCCCGATGAAATGGAGGGGATTCAACACGCCACCTATAAAGAGTCGGTGCGGCGCCTGGCAGACCGTCACCATATCTTTTTTGGAGAAATTCTGGCTGCAGCTGATCCGCTGGCGTTTTGGGACGAGTCTAACCAACAAAGCCGGTTGAAGCAATATCAATTGGGTAAATACCTGGCCAGCGTTGATGACGGTTGGATCTTGAGAAAGGGGCAGTATTATCGTGGGGCGGTACAAGCCGAAGACGAACAGGCCTGGGGCGTGGACTTTTACAAAATGATGCTTTCAGATGATGATAAGCTCAAGGAACACTACTACTTACTCCGCCAATCGCTTAGGGACATTCCTCATGACGGTGACAGCAATTTGGCTCAGCAGATGCGCAGTCAATCCAAAGTGCTTGCCGATGAGGTACCCGCCTTTATGGATGCCCGGATCAAAATTCACGGCAAACCGGAACAAGCCGATATTGCCATGGTCCAGGAGTTCCAACGTAAAAAGGGCAGTAGCCTAAACCCACCGCAACGAAAGCAGTTGGAGGCTTTGTTGGAAACCATGAGGCAATTTTACGCGCCCATGAATACCAGCGCCCTTCGCGATCAACTGGCTGCCCTGAGCGCCAGTCCGCTTAAAGATAAGATCGCCGCCTTTTTGGATGATTTTGACAGTAAGACCGATCCGGCCATGTTGGTTCCGGCTCTGGCGGATATGCTGTATTGCATCCGTGAGGATATTACGGGTCTGGAATCTAGTGAAGACCGACTGACCGTCTTAGACCTGTCCAATGAACTGGAGAATATACTCTTGCGCAATACCCAGGAATGGAAGCCGGTTACGGTGAATGACCTGATGAACAAGATCTATGCCCTCAGCTATGCTGCCGCCGGCGCCGGACTGCTGGAGATCTGGGAGTGGAATGAATTGAATCCACGATTGCAGGCCTACCTGGGAGAGTCAGCCTTGAATCTAAGCCAACTGAACGCTTTTCTGCGCTACGCGCGTAGTGCAGTCGAGTGGAGCACAGCGCTGGTCAAAGCCAACTACGGAGAAGTGGTGGAGCGCTACAGCAGCTTTGAACCCCTGGCTTCCGGATTTATTGATGATCGTATCCGTTCTTCCGTCGATTTAGACCTGGGGGAGAGCGTAAGTGAATTGGCGGCTTTTATCGCGGAGGAGTCGGCACTAAAGAATGAAGTTATGGACCTGGATCAGAATGCACTTCGCGGACTCAATCCGGGCTATGCCATGGGCGTTTTGGAGGTGATCAACGGTTCGCCCGAAGGTTTGGAAGTGGACGCCACCAAGATCTATATTTTTCAAAAACCACCCTCCGATTTGAAGCCGGTAGCAGGCATCATGACCGTTTCCGAGGGGAACCTGGTCTCTCACGTACAATTACTGGCCAGGAATTTAGGGATCCCCAATGCAGCCCTTAGCGATAGTGACCTCAGGTCCCTTCAGGAGTACGATGGAGAAAGAGTTTTTTACGCGGTGTCTAACAAAGGCAATGTGGTACTCAAGAAAGCCGAGGCCATGACCGCAACTGAACAGCAATTATTCGAAAAGCAAGAACGGAATACCAATCGGATCGAGGTGCCCACCGCTCAGATCAAACTGGAGCAGCAGCAGATACTCACCTTGTCAGAGGTCGATGGCTCGGCTTCCGGGAAGCTCTGCGGTCCCAAAGCCGCTAATTTGGGCCAGCTCAAATCCATGTTCCCCGAGCAGGTAGTCAATGGTCTGGTACTTCCTTTTGGGATCTTTAAAGACCATATGGACCAGGCCATGCCCGGCTATTCAGGCAGCTACTGGGAGTTCTTGAATAACGCTTTCGCGAAAGCGGAAAATCTAAGAAGCTCAGGAAGTACGGAAGCCGAGGCGGAGAAGTTCCAGTTAGCGCAACTCAATACCCTACGTCAGGCCATCCTGACCATGCCCCTTAAACCGGATTTTGAAGCCTCGTTGGAGCGGAAATTCAGAAGCGCATTGGGTGGATCGATGGGTAGTGTACCCGTTTTTTTACGTTCCGATACCAATATGGAGGATCTAAAGGAGTTTACCGGAGCCGGACTTAATCTGACCCTGTTCAATATTCTGGATAAAGAGCGGATCTTAAAAGGCATACGAGAAGTATGGGCGTCACCCTATACGGAGCGTAGTTTCAAATGGAGACAAAAGTACCTGACCAATCCGGAAAATGTATTTCCTTCCATCCTGATCATCCCCAGCGTGGATGTGGAGTATTCCGGGGTTTTGATCACCACCGGGATCAATGTAGGCTCGTCTGACGACCTTACGGTGGCTTTTAGTAGAGGAGCCGGAGGAGCGGTAGACGGCCAATCAGCGGAAACTCGTTTGGTGACTCCTAAAACCAATGTGCTGTTGGCCCCGGCCCGACAACCGGATTACATCCGACTCCCGGAGACCGGAGGAACCACGCGAAAACACACCGCCTTTAACCGTCCCATATTGAATGAAAAAAACCTGAACGATATTCGCCAATTGGCCAAGACCGTTCGCCAGAAACTGCCCAACACGGCGGCAGAAGGCCAACAAGGAGCTTATGATGTAGAATTGGGCTTTGCCAACAACAAATTGTGGCTCTTCCAAATTCGCCCCTTCGTGGAGAATAAGAATGCCAAGTCGTCGACTTATCTGAATGCTATCGCACCAACCATTGATTACGATCGCAAGATCGACTTATCTGCAAATATTGACTAA